The nucleotide window GGTATAAATGTCATTCGATACGGAGTTTCGGCCATGCCCGCCGCTATGCCCGCCCCCATCCCCATTGTTCGCCCGGATCTGCTGACCTCACCTGCCGCGCCATTTCTGGCGGCCGGGGAATTGACGCAGCCGGAGGCGCGCGAGAAGTCGCCGCATCGACACGCACACGGGCAACTGATGGGTGCGCTCACCGGGCTGGTCTCGGTGGGGCTCGACAAGCACCAGTGGGTTGTCCCGGCGATTCACGCGATCTGGATTCCGCCGCACTACGTGCATTCGGTACGCTCTCACGGGCCGTTCTCGGGATGGAGTGTTTTCATTCGGGAGGCGCGCTGTGGTGAACTACCGCCAGAGCCCCGCGCCATCCGCACGTCTGCGCTGCTGCGAGAAGCGGTACGGCGCGCGGCGACATGGTCCGGCACATTGACGGACGATGGGCTCGACGCCGCACAGACTCGCATCGCGGAAGTGATTGTCGATGAGGTGAGAGTGGCGTCACCGGCATCGCTCGGGCTGCCGTTGCCCGAAGACCCGAGACTCGTGCGCATCACCGATGCACTGGCGGCCGACCTGTCGGATGCCCGGCGGCTGGAGGAATGGGCGGCGTGGGCTGGCTTAGCGCCGCGTACGCTGAGCCGGCATTTCATGGCGCAGACGGGCATGACGTTCGCGCAGTGGCGCCAGCAAGCGCGACTGCTGCGTGCGCTCGAACAACTCGCAGCGGGCGTGTCAGTCACGACGATTGCGCTCGATCTCGGCTACGAGAACGTCAGTGCATTCATCGACATGTTCCGCCGCGCGATGGGGACGACGCCGGGTCGGTATGCGAGCGACGAGCGTCTACAATCCAGCCCATGACACTTCATATTCGCAACGAAACGCCCGCCGACGTGACGGCCATCGAAGCGCTGACGACGGCAGCGTTTCTCAACGCACCGCATACCGATCACACCGAGCAGTTCATCGTCAACGCGCTGCGTCGTGCGCAGCAACTGTCGGTATCGCTGGTTGCGCAAGAAGACGGCGTCATCGTGGGGCACGTGGCCGTGTCGCCGGTGACGATCTCCGACGGCAGCGCGCGCTGGTACGGTCTGGGGCCGATTTCAGTGGCACCTGACCGGCAAGGTCAAGGTATCGGCAGCCGCTTGATGCACGCGGCACTCGACGCATTGCGGCAACTCGGCGCGGTCGGTTGCGTCGTGCTTGGCGATCCGCTGTACTACGGGCGCTTCGGCTTTGCTGCCAACCCTGGCGTGATCCTGCCAGACGTGCCGCCCGAGTATTTCCAGACGGTATCGTTCGACGGTTCGACGCCATCGGGCACCGTGCGCTATCACGACGCGTTCAACGCCACATCGTGACCCCATGACGGCTGCAAGATAGCCGCAAGATAGCCGCGCTCGCCAGTTCCCGCAGTTTCCCCTGAGTTTGATAGGCCGGACCGATCAACCGATCGGTCGGAACGATTTTCCATCGATGCGTCCTGCACCGATCATTGGCCTCAATGCAGCGACGACACCCAACGTTGGTTACGTCGCCTAAGCAGACAACAACCTCAGGAGCGAGACATCATGGCCAAGATTGTGTGTGTACTGTACGACGATCCCGTCACCGGATATCCCAAGACCTACGCCCGCGACGATCTGCCGAAGATCGAATGCTATCCGGACGGTCAGACCCTGCCGACGCCCAAGGGCATCGACTTCCAGCCGGGCGCTTTGCTCGGCAGCGTGTCGGGCGAACTGGGCCTGCGCAAGTATCTCGAATCGAATGGTCACCAACTGGTGGTGACGTCGAGCAAAGACGGCGACAACAGCGTGCTCGACCGTGAACTGGCCGATGCGGAAATCGTGATCTCGCAGCCGTTCTGGCCCGCGTACATGACCGCCGAGCGCATCAAGCGCGCCAAGAAACTCAAGATGATCGTGACGGCCGGCATCGGCTCGGACCACACCGATCTGCAAGCCGCCATGGAACACGGCATCACGGTCGCGGAAGTGACCTACTGCAACAGCAACAGCGTTGCCGAGCACGTGCTGATGACCACGCTAGCACTCGTGCGCAACTATCTCCCGTCGTATCAGTGGGTGCTCAAGGGCGGCTGGAACATCGCCGATTGCGTCGAGCGTTCGTACGATCTGGAAGGCATGCACGTGGGGACGGTGGCCGCGGGCCGTATTGGGCTGCGCGTACTGCGCCTGATGAAGCCGTTCGGCACGCATCTGCACTATCTCGACCGTCACCGTCTGCCGGAATCGGTTGAGAAGGAACTGAACCTCACGCACCACACGAGTCTGGAAAGCCTCGCGAAGGCATGCGACGTCGTGACGCTGAACTGCCCGCTGCACCCGGAAACGGAACACATGATCAACGCCGACAGCCTGAAGCACTTCAAGCGCGGCGCGTACCTGATCAACACCGCACGCGGCAAGCTGTGCGACCGCGACGCTGTGGCCGCCGCGCTGGAAAGCGGCCAACTCGCGGGCTACGGCGGCGACGTGTGGTTCCCGCAACCGGCGCCGGCCGATCACCCGTGGCGCCACATGCCGCACCACGGCATGACGCCGCACATCTCGGGTACGAGCTTGTCGGCACAAACGCGCTACGCCGCAGGCACGCGTGAAATTCTGGAGTGCTATTTCGAGAACCGTCCGATCCGCAACGAGTACCTGATCGTGCAGGGCGGCAAGCTCGCCGGTGTCGGTGCGCACTCGTACAGCGCAGGCAACGCCACGGGCGGCTCGGAAGAGGCGGCTCGCTTCAAGAAGTCGGCGTAATCCTTCATCGCTTCCTGTAGTTCCTGCTGTTCCGCTGTTCCGCAGTACCCGCCGGGTCGTCGGTCGACGTCCGGCGGTGGCAGTATCTCCTCGAGCTCAGTCTCGTTCCAAGGCCGGCCATCTTCGCGATGCACCGGCCTTTTTTTCGCTGTGCTGGTTCAGGCGGGGCGCTTAGGAATATCGAGTCCGCGCACCACAGCCGGACGCGCGACGAAGGCGTCGAGCACGCGCTTCACGTTCCTGAACTGCGCGAAGTCGACCAGATCGCCAGCCTCGTAGAAACCGACCAGATTGCGAATCCACGGGAACGTGGCGATATCGGCAATCGTGTACTCGTCGCCGAGAATCCACGTGCGATTGGCCAGATGCGTGTCGAGCACAGCAAGCAGACGCTTGGCTTCATTCACGTAGCGATCGCGCGGGCGCTTGTCTTCGAAGTCCTTACCCGCGAACTTGTGGAAGAAGCCCACCTGCCCGAACATCGGGCCGATGCCGCCCATCTGGAACATCAGCCATTGCAGCGTTTCGTAGCGCGCGGCCGGGTCGGCGGGCAGCAGCTTGCCGGTCTTCTCGGCCAGATACCAGAGGATCGCACCCGACTCGAACAGCGGCAGCGGCTTGCCGTCGGGGCCGTTCGGATCGAGGATCGCGGGAATCTTGTTGTTCGGGTTCAGCGAGAGAAACTCGGGCGTGAGCTGATCGTCGGTCTGGAAGCTGACCAGATGCACCTCGTAGGGCAGGCCGATCTCTTCGAGCATGATCGAGACCTTCACGCCATTGGGTGTGGGCAGCGAATACAGTTGCAGACGCTCGGGGTGTGCGGCGGGCCACTTGCGCGTGATCGGGAACTGGGACAAATCGGCGGACTGGTCGGTCATGGAGTCGAGGCGTTCGAAGGCGTGCTGGATGGGCGGCGGATGTCACCGCAGGACAGCCAATATAACGCCAAGTGAAAAGGCTTGCAGACGGCGGAATATCACCTGGGCAGCTTTATCCCCTCCGCGGTGGAAACGACAAAGGGACGGCAGTTGCCGTCCCTTTGTCGTTTGCAGCGGTAAAGCGCTGACGCATGATTACGCGTTGTTCAGCACCTTGGCGATGCTCTCGGCCACGACGCCGACGTTCTTCTCGTTCAGACCGGCAACACACATACGGCCCGAGCGAATCAGATACACGCCGTGTTCGTCGCGCAGCACGTCGACTTGCGCCGCCGACAGGCCCGTGTACGTGAACATGCCGCGTTGTTCCAGATAACGCGAGAGCATGTTGTCCGGCACGTGACCGCGCAGACCTTCATGGATCGCGCCGCGCATGCGCGTGATGCGCTGGCACATCTGCGTGAGTTCGTCTTCCCACGACTTGCGCAGTTCCGGCGTGCTCAGCACCTTGGCGACGATCTTCGCGCCATGCGTCGGCGGGTTGCTGTAGTTCGAACGCACGGCGCTCGTCAGTTGACCCAGCACGCGCTCGGCGGCTTCGCCCGATTCGCAGATCACCGACAGGCCACCGCAACGCTCGCCGTACAGCGAGAAGTTCTTCGAGAACGAATTGGCCACGAAGGCCGGCACGCCTTGACGGGCCAGTTCGCGAATCACGAAGGCATCGGCGTCCAGACCCGAGCCGAAGCCCTGATAGGCCATGTCGACGAAGGGCAGCAGTTCGCGCTTCTTGAGCACCTCGATCACCTGCACCCACTGCGCGTCGTTCAGATCGACACCGGTCGGGTTATGGCAGCAAGCGTGCAGCAGCACGACGCTGCGTGCCGGCAGCTTGTCGATGGCGTCGACCATCGCTTCGAATTGCAGGCCGCCCGTGGCTTCGTCGTAGTACGGGTACGTATTCACGGTGAAACCGGCGCGCTCGAAGATGAAGCGGTGGTTGTCCCACGTGGGGTCGCTCACCCAGACCTGCGCACCCGGGAAGTAACGCTTGATGAAGTCGGCGCCCACTTTCAGCGCGCCCGAGCCGCCGAGCGTCTGCACCGTGGCGATGCGGCCTTCGGTGCGGGCCGGCGAATCGTCGCCGAACACGAGGGCCTGCACGGCGTCGCGATAGTTGGCGAAGCCTGCCATCGGCAGATACGGCTTCGGACCCACTTCGGCCAGCAGCAGGGCTTCGGCCTGACGCACCGCTTGCATGACCGGCAGACGGCCATCGTCGTCGTAATAGATGCCGATGCTCAGGTTGACCTTGTCGGTACGCGGATCCTTCGCAAAATTCTCGTTGAGCGAGAGGATCGGGTCACCGGGATAGGCATCGATATGTTCGAACATGGCAGGTCCTGGAATAACGGAGATAACGAGAGAGATTCGGTAAAACGGGAAACAGGCCGGCGCGCGAGCGCAAACGTCGATGATACCGCTAGTGCGGTGCCCCCGTGTGTGTCCGGGGTCCGGGACATGCCCCGCGCGGCGTGCGCGCGGGGTGGGCTTTCGTTTGTGTGGGTGACGCTTCGCGTCAGCGGGCCGCCGTGGCCGGTACGCCGGCGGCTGCACGCTTCTGGCGCAGGCGGTAGCCGAGCGTGAGCACGACCAGCCAGACCGGAATCAGATAGACCGAGATGCGCAGGTCGGGGATCAGGTACATCACGACCAGAATGCCGGCGAGGAAGACGAGGCACAGGTAGTTCGTGAACGGGTACCACAGGCTCTTGAAGACCGTGGTTTCACCGGCACGCGCCTTGGCCCGGCGGAACACCAGATGGATCACGCTGATCATGGCCCAGTTGATGATGAGGGCCGAGACGACCAGACCCATCAGCAGTTCGAACGCCTTGCCGGGCATGAAGTAGTTGATCACTACGCACAGCGCGGTAGCGGCGGCCGACACGCCGAGCGCGGCGAGCGGAATGCCACGGGCGTTGACCTTGAGCAGCGCGCGCGGCGCGTTGCCCTGACCGGCCAGACCGTAGAGCATGCGGCTGTTGCAATACACGCCGCTGTTATAGACGGACAGGGCGGCGGTCAGCACCACGGCGTTGAGCACGTTGGCGACGAAGTTGCTGTTCAGTTCATGGAAGATCAGCACGAACGGGCTGCCGCCGGAGACGACTTTCTCCCACGGATACAGCGAGAGCAGCACGCCGAGAGCGCCGACGTAGAAAATCAGAATGCGGTAGATCACCTGATTGGTCGCACGCGGAATGGTGCGCGACGGATCGTCGGCCTCGGCCGCAGTGATGCCCACCAGTTCGAGCCCGCCGAACGAGAACATGATCACGGCCATCGCCATGACAAGGCCGGACACACCGTTCGGGAAGAACCCGCCGTGTTGCCAGAGGTTGGCCACGCTGGCATCGGGGCCAGCATTGCCCGAGAAGAGCAGATAGCCGCCAAACCCGATCATGCCGACGATGGCGGCGACCTTGATGATGGCGAACCAGAACTCCATCTCGCCGTACGACTTTACGCTCGACAGGTTGATGGCGTTGATGATGCCGAAGCACACGAGTGCCGAGACCCACGTGGGGATCGCCGGCCACCAGTACTGCACGTAAATGCCCACGGCCGAGAGTTCGGCCATCGACACGAGGATGTACAGCACCCAGTAGTTCCAGCCCGAGACGAAGCCCGCGAACTGGCCGCAATACTTGTTGGCGAAGTAACTGAACGAGCCGGCGACGGGCTCGTCGACGACCATTTCACCCAGTTGCCGCATGATGAAGAACGCGACGATACCGGCAATGGCGTAGCCAAGCAGTACGGAGGGTCCAGCGGTCTTGATGGTTTGGGCGATGCCGAGAAAGAGGCCGGTGCCGATCGCGCCACCGAGGGCGATCAATTGAATGTGACGATTCTTCAGGCCGCGGTGGAGCGAGCCTTCTTGTGCTGCATTGGCGGACATGTCTGTTCCTTACCCTACCTTCGATGCCATGCGGCGCGCCTCTCTGTCTCCGTTCGGTAGGAACGGACTGGAAGCGTTGAGCCGCCACGGCGCGGTGCTTATGACACCGTCGCCGTGTTCTTGGTGGCCACCCCCCGAGAGGTGACCGTCATCCCGGCGCACGGGGCGCCGGTTGTCTCCCCTGGACTCAGACCTTGAGCGTGCCGCGCGCGATCTGGTCGCGTTCGAGCGATTCGAACAGCGCCTTGAAGTTGCCTTCGCCGAAGCCGTCGTCGCCACGACGCTGAATGAACTCGAAGAACACCGGACCCAGCAGGGTCTTCGAGAAGATCTGGAGCAGCAGACGCGGCTTGCCGCCTTCGGTCGTGCCGTCGAGCAGAATGCCGCGCGACTTCAGCTCACCGACCGGCTGGCCGTGACCCGGCAGGCGCGTTTCCAGCGCCTGATAGTAGAAGTCGTTCGGTGCCGTCATGAGCGGTACGCCGGCCATTTGCAGATTGTCGATAACCTGAATCAGGTCGTCGGTCAGGAATGCAATGTGCTGAATGCCTTCACCGTTGAAGGCCATCAGGAATTCCTCAATCTGGCCGCTGCCCTTGGCGGATTCTTCGTTCAGGGGAATGCGGATTTTACCATCGGGCGCGGTCATCGCCTTCGACGCCAGACCGGTGTACTCGCCCGAGATATCGAAGTAACGAATTTCGCGGAAGTTGAACAGCTTCTCGTAGAAGTTGGCCCAGAAGGACATGCGGCCGCGATAGACGTTGTGCGTCAG belongs to Pandoraea norimbergensis and includes:
- a CDS encoding AraC family transcriptional regulator — protein: MPAAMPAPIPIVRPDLLTSPAAPFLAAGELTQPEAREKSPHRHAHGQLMGALTGLVSVGLDKHQWVVPAIHAIWIPPHYVHSVRSHGPFSGWSVFIREARCGELPPEPRAIRTSALLREAVRRAATWSGTLTDDGLDAAQTRIAEVIVDEVRVASPASLGLPLPEDPRLVRITDALAADLSDARRLEEWAAWAGLAPRTLSRHFMAQTGMTFAQWRQQARLLRALEQLAAGVSVTTIALDLGYENVSAFIDMFRRAMGTTPGRYASDERLQSSP
- a CDS encoding GNAT family N-acetyltransferase yields the protein MTLHIRNETPADVTAIEALTTAAFLNAPHTDHTEQFIVNALRRAQQLSVSLVAQEDGVIVGHVAVSPVTISDGSARWYGLGPISVAPDRQGQGIGSRLMHAALDALRQLGAVGCVVLGDPLYYGRFGFAANPGVILPDVPPEYFQTVSFDGSTPSGTVRYHDAFNATS
- a CDS encoding NAD-dependent formate dehydrogenase yields the protein MAKIVCVLYDDPVTGYPKTYARDDLPKIECYPDGQTLPTPKGIDFQPGALLGSVSGELGLRKYLESNGHQLVVTSSKDGDNSVLDRELADAEIVISQPFWPAYMTAERIKRAKKLKMIVTAGIGSDHTDLQAAMEHGITVAEVTYCNSNSVAEHVLMTTLALVRNYLPSYQWVLKGGWNIADCVERSYDLEGMHVGTVAAGRIGLRVLRLMKPFGTHLHYLDRHRLPESVEKELNLTHHTSLESLAKACDVVTLNCPLHPETEHMINADSLKHFKRGAYLINTARGKLCDRDAVAAALESGQLAGYGGDVWFPQPAPADHPWRHMPHHGMTPHISGTSLSAQTRYAAGTREILECYFENRPIRNEYLIVQGGKLAGVGAHSYSAGNATGGSEEAARFKKSA
- a CDS encoding glutathione binding-like protein — encoded protein: MTDQSADLSQFPITRKWPAAHPERLQLYSLPTPNGVKVSIMLEEIGLPYEVHLVSFQTDDQLTPEFLSLNPNNKIPAILDPNGPDGKPLPLFESGAILWYLAEKTGKLLPADPAARYETLQWLMFQMGGIGPMFGQVGFFHKFAGKDFEDKRPRDRYVNEAKRLLAVLDTHLANRTWILGDEYTIADIATFPWIRNLVGFYEAGDLVDFAQFRNVKRVLDAFVARPAVVRGLDIPKRPA
- a CDS encoding amino acid aminotransferase; this translates as MFEHIDAYPGDPILSLNENFAKDPRTDKVNLSIGIYYDDDGRLPVMQAVRQAEALLLAEVGPKPYLPMAGFANYRDAVQALVFGDDSPARTEGRIATVQTLGGSGALKVGADFIKRYFPGAQVWVSDPTWDNHRFIFERAGFTVNTYPYYDEATGGLQFEAMVDAIDKLPARSVVLLHACCHNPTGVDLNDAQWVQVIEVLKKRELLPFVDMAYQGFGSGLDADAFVIRELARQGVPAFVANSFSKNFSLYGERCGGLSVICESGEAAERVLGQLTSAVRSNYSNPPTHGAKIVAKVLSTPELRKSWEDELTQMCQRITRMRGAIHEGLRGHVPDNMLSRYLEQRGMFTYTGLSAAQVDVLRDEHGVYLIRSGRMCVAGLNEKNVGVVAESIAKVLNNA
- a CDS encoding amino acid permease, with the translated sequence MSANAAQEGSLHRGLKNRHIQLIALGGAIGTGLFLGIAQTIKTAGPSVLLGYAIAGIVAFFIMRQLGEMVVDEPVAGSFSYFANKYCGQFAGFVSGWNYWVLYILVSMAELSAVGIYVQYWWPAIPTWVSALVCFGIINAINLSSVKSYGEMEFWFAIIKVAAIVGMIGFGGYLLFSGNAGPDASVANLWQHGGFFPNGVSGLVMAMAVIMFSFGGLELVGITAAEADDPSRTIPRATNQVIYRILIFYVGALGVLLSLYPWEKVVSGGSPFVLIFHELNSNFVANVLNAVVLTAALSVYNSGVYCNSRMLYGLAGQGNAPRALLKVNARGIPLAALGVSAAATALCVVINYFMPGKAFELLMGLVVSALIINWAMISVIHLVFRRAKARAGETTVFKSLWYPFTNYLCLVFLAGILVVMYLIPDLRISVYLIPVWLVVLTLGYRLRQKRAAAGVPATAAR
- the hppD gene encoding 4-hydroxyphenylpyruvate dioxygenase; amino-acid sequence: MADLFDNPMQLMGFEFVEFASPTPNLLEPIFEQMGFTLVARHRSKDVVLYRQGEVNFIVNREPNSPAAYFAAEHGPSACGMAFRVKDSHQAYARALELGAQPVEIATGPMELRLPAIKGIGGAPLYLIDRFEEGKSIYDIDFEFIEGVDRHPVGHGLRLIDHLTHNVYRGRMSFWANFYEKLFNFREIRYFDISGEYTGLASKAMTAPDGKIRIPLNEESAKGSGQIEEFLMAFNGEGIQHIAFLTDDLIQVIDNLQMAGVPLMTAPNDFYYQALETRLPGHGQPVGELKSRGILLDGTTEGGKPRLLLQIFSKTLLGPVFFEFIQRRGDDGFGEGNFKALFESLERDQIARGTLKV